One Misgurnus anguillicaudatus chromosome 22, ASM2758022v2, whole genome shotgun sequence DNA segment encodes these proteins:
- the vkorc1l1 gene encoding vitamin K epoxide reductase complex subunit 1-like protein 1, with amino-acid sequence MAAPVLRVSTPRWERIVRLLVCLSGILLSLYAFHVEQEKTRDTNYRAMCDVSSSVSCSKVFTSRWGRGFGLLGSIFGNDSALNQPNSVYGILFYVFQLLLGLTASAMAALILMTTSIASVMGSLYLGYILYFVLKDFCFICVTTYALNFILFVLNYKRLVYLNEAWKQQLQAKRD; translated from the exons ATGGCGGCGCCCGTTCTGCGAGTGTCCACCCCTCGATGGGAGAGGATAGTGCGGCTGCTTGTGTGTCTCTCAGGAATTTTGCTGTCCCTCTACGCTTTTCATGTGGAACAGGAAAAGACCCGCGACACCAATTACCGCGCCATGTGCGACGTGAGCAGCTCGGTTAGCTGCTCCAAAGTCTTCACGTCCAG GTGGGGTCGAGGATTTGGACTGTTGGGATCCATCTTTGGGAACGACAGCGCATTAAATCAGCCAAATAGTGTCTATGGAATTCTCTTCTATGTGTTTCAACTGTTACTGG GTTTAACAGCCAGCGCTATGGCTGCTTTGATTTTGATGACCACATCCATCGCATCAGTAATGGGTTCACTCTATCTGGGCTATATTCTTTACTTTGTCCTGAAGGACTTTTGCTTCATCTGTGTGACCACATACGCACTGAACTTCATCCTGTTTGTGCTGAACTACAAGCGACTGGTTTACTTGAACGAGGCCTGGAAACAGCAGCTCCAAGCCAAGAGAGACTAg